The DNA sequence GCCCACGGACGAAAGACGAGGCAGTTTGAGGAAGCTTTTGCGCGTCTGTACGGAATCGAACATTGCGTGGCCACGTCTTCGGGCTCGGCGGCTCTGCACATCGCGATCGGCGCGCTGGAGATCGGGGTCGGCGAAGAGGTTATCACCTCCCCCATTACGGACATGGGCTCCCTCATCGGCATCCTCCTCCAGAACGCCATCCCGATTTTTGCGGATGTACACCCGCACACGTACAACATCACCGCTGAGACGATCGAACCCCGGATCACGGAAAAGACCCGCGCCATCATGGTGGTGCATCTGGCGGGCAACCCCTGTGACATGGATCCGATCCTCGATCTGGCCCGCCGGTACAGTCTCTGGGTGATTGAGGATTGTGCCCAGGCCTATCTGGCCCGGTACAAAGGACGGTTGGCCGGGACAATGGGCCACGTGGGATGCTTCAGCCTGAACGACTTCAAACACATCAGCGCCGGCGATGCCGGGCTCCTCATCACCCACGACTCGGCCCTGGCCCGGAAGGCCAGGCTGTTCAGCGACAAGTACTACGACCGTGAGGCGGGAGGCAGAAATCCTGAGCGCCTCGGGATGAACTACCGGATCAGCGAGTTGCAATCGGCCGTCGCTCTCGCGCAGCTGGAGCGCCTCCCTTGGATCTGCGAGCGCCGGAAACAAATCGGAGAGGCAATTACAGCCGGGATCCTCGATATCCCCGGCGTGTACCCCCACCAGGTCACCTCCGGTTCCGAGTGTTCCTTCTGGTTTTACCTCTTTCGGGTGAACGAAGAGGAGGCCGGAGTACACGCGCGGACCTTCGCCGAGGCCCTGCGCGCCGA is a window from the candidate division KSB1 bacterium genome containing:
- a CDS encoding DegT/DnrJ/EryC1/StrS family aminotransferase, which gives rise to MASSGRQERLALYGGPRIKQTPFGTGRRYGERELEELRDALEQNTLFYAHGRKTRQFEEAFARLYGIEHCVATSSGSAALHIAIGALEIGVGEEVITSPITDMGSLIGILLQNAIPIFADVHPHTYNITAETIEPRITEKTRAIMVVHLAGNPCDMDPILDLARRYSLWVIEDCAQAYLARYKGRLAGTMGHVGCFSLNDFKHISAGDAGLLITHDSALARKARLFSDKYYDREAGGRNPERLGMNYRISELQSAVALAQLERLPWICERRKQIGEAITAGILDIPGVYPHQVTSGSECSFWFYLFRVNEEEAGVHARTFAEALRAEGIPAHYGYIGKPVYLWPFLRERRIYYNFNWPEDFKQYGKPLRYEEGLCPVAEEVLRTCIQIPLSEFYTDGDVADIVAAIQKVAEAFAP